Proteins encoded by one window of Ignavibacteriota bacterium:
- the blaOXA gene encoding class D beta-lactamase, whose product MKIKIFILLYLFIICNGYSQTSINEISKNIVIKTEWENVFKDANAKGTFLLYNLTIDTLFAYNLERSEKSYLPASTFKIPNSLISLETNAIKDENEIIKWNGEKGFIDAWDQDHNLKSAIKYSVVWFYQELARRVGFENMQKFLNEINYGNKMLGDKIDTFWLEGDLRISAVEQILFLTKFINQDLPFTKRNMEIVKNILLVDSSETYKMYAKTGWSARVKNETQIGWYVGFVETQNVGWIFATNIDITKDEDLPNRINITRTILKNEGIITK is encoded by the coding sequence ATGAAAATTAAAATTTTCATTCTGCTGTATTTATTTATTATTTGTAATGGTTATTCTCAAACATCAATAAATGAAATTAGTAAAAATATTGTAATTAAAACCGAATGGGAAAATGTTTTCAAAGATGCCAACGCAAAAGGGACATTTCTTCTTTATAATTTAACTATTGATACGCTGTTTGCTTATAATCTTGAAAGATCAGAAAAAAGTTATTTGCCTGCCTCGACTTTTAAAATCCCTAATTCTTTAATTTCATTAGAAACGAACGCTATTAAAGATGAAAATGAAATTATTAAATGGAACGGTGAAAAAGGATTTATTGACGCGTGGGATCAAGACCATAACCTTAAAAGCGCAATAAAATATTCAGTCGTTTGGTTTTACCAAGAATTGGCAAGAAGAGTTGGTTTTGAAAATATGCAAAAATTCTTGAATGAAATTAACTACGGCAATAAAATGCTTGGTGATAAAATAGATACATTTTGGCTGGAAGGAGATCTAAGGATAAGCGCGGTTGAGCAGATATTGTTTCTAACAAAATTTATTAATCAGGATCTTCCGTTTACAAAGCGTAATATGGAAATTGTAAAAAACATTCTTCTCGTAGATTCATCCGAAACTTACAAAATGTATGCTAAAACCGGCTGGTCGGCGCGCGTAAAAAATGAGACCCAAATTGGATGGTATGTTGGATTTGTTGAAACTCAAAATGTAGGATGGATCTTTGCGACGAATATTGATATCACAAAAGATGAGGATTTGCCGAATAGAATAAATATTACAAGAACGATTTTAAAAAATGAAGGAATTATTACTAAATAA
- the rsmA gene encoding ribosomal RNA small subunit methyltransferase A, producing the protein MIKPLKKFGQNYLKDKNIVIKMIECLNLIENDSVLEIGPGKGFITNELITKVKSLIAVEIDTRVIDELKLLYPSAEIINSDFTKINFNELKTAFPLKIIGNIPFNLTGNILFKLLENKSSINEACLIIPYDIAKRLTAKTRTKEYGSLTVIFKYFATITLVTKVSQNVFFPKPNIDASIIHIKFDKSELPFINNETFIKVVKAAFGNRRKTLNNSLRNSIFAQCNFSAINIDLTKRAEELELNDFIILTEFIQKDNASRK; encoded by the coding sequence CTGATAAAACCTCTAAAAAAATTCGGACAAAATTATTTAAAAGATAAAAATATAGTCATTAAAATGATTGAATGTCTGAATTTAATTGAGAATGATTCGGTTTTGGAAATTGGTCCCGGAAAGGGATTTATTACAAATGAACTAATTACTAAAGTAAAGAGTTTAATTGCAGTTGAAATCGATACACGTGTAATTGATGAATTAAAATTATTGTATCCATCGGCTGAAATAATAAATTCCGATTTTACTAAAATTAATTTCAATGAATTAAAAACTGCATTCCCATTGAAAATAATTGGAAATATCCCATTTAATCTTACGGGAAATATATTATTCAAATTACTTGAAAATAAAAGTTCTATAAATGAAGCTTGTTTAATAATTCCTTATGATATTGCAAAAAGATTGACAGCAAAAACAAGAACAAAAGAATATGGATCATTAACCGTAATTTTTAAATATTTTGCGACAATTACTTTAGTAACAAAAGTCTCGCAAAATGTATTTTTCCCAAAGCCGAATATTGATGCCTCAATTATTCATATAAAATTTGACAAAAGTGAATTGCCGTTTATAAATAATGAAACATTTATTAAAGTTGTAAAAGCAGCCTTCGGAAATCGTAGAAAAACTTTAAATAATTCGCTTAGGAATAGTATATTTGCACAATGTAATTTTTCGGCGATAAATATTGATTTGACAAAACGAGCCGAAGAATTGGAATTAAACGATTTTATAATTTTAACCGAATTTATACAAAAAGATAATGCCTCCAGAAAATGA
- a CDS encoding PHP domain-containing protein, whose translation MKADLHTHTTYSDGALPPKLLLDLAHSRQISFIGITDHDTVAGIDEAIKYGKKIGIEVIPGVEISTDIEGTEIHILGYFIDYKDKELNNVLKFFRDERIERAKRIIKKLNMLNIKITLEDVHEFSQNAPICRPHIAKALYKKGYIKNYMQAFQKYIGDDGPAFERKIHVSPQSAIKIINDAGGLSFIAHPGNMKDTILKNLINLGIDGIEVIHSSHKKYQQKYYTDIVNQYCLLASGGSDFHGGFRNDETNMGKYYITETFLSNLKNASKLNSRK comes from the coding sequence ATTAAAGCAGATTTACATACTCATACGACTTATTCTGATGGAGCATTACCGCCAAAACTTCTATTAGATTTAGCACATTCAAGACAAATTTCATTTATCGGAATTACAGATCATGATACGGTAGCCGGAATTGATGAAGCGATTAAATACGGAAAAAAAATTGGAATTGAGGTGATTCCCGGCGTTGAAATTAGCACAGATATTGAAGGTACGGAAATTCATATTTTGGGTTATTTTATTGATTATAAAGATAAAGAGTTAAACAATGTTTTGAAATTTTTTAGAGATGAAAGAATAGAAAGAGCTAAAAGAATAATTAAAAAATTAAACATGTTAAATATCAAAATTACCTTAGAAGATGTTCATGAATTTTCACAGAATGCGCCAATTTGTCGTCCCCACATAGCAAAAGCTCTTTATAAAAAGGGTTATATTAAAAATTATATGCAGGCTTTTCAAAAGTATATTGGTGACGACGGTCCGGCTTTTGAAAGAAAAATTCATGTATCGCCTCAAAGCGCAATTAAAATCATTAACGATGCAGGCGGACTTTCATTTATTGCTCATCCGGGAAATATGAAGGATACGATTCTTAAAAATCTTATAAATTTAGGAATTGACGGAATAGAAGTGATTCATTCATCGCATAAGAAATATCAGCAGAAATATTATACTGATATTGTTAACCAATATTGCTTGTTAGCAAGCGGCGGATCGGATTTTCACGGAGGTTTTAGAAACGATGAAACGAATATGGGTAAATATTATATAACTGAAACATTTTTATCAAATCTTAAAAATGCTTCAAAATTAAATTCAAGAAAATAA
- a CDS encoding ABC-F family ATP-binding cassette domain-containing protein, which translates to MIDINSLSVQFTGENLFENVNLKILPNDKIALVGSNGTGKSTFLKMLSGKQSQENGTISFKKGLKIGYLPQELISVNNHTIFEDVRNSLTQIIEIDERDKLLQAKLNRLPSSGNEHDEIIKQIGNLNHLKEEIGYYEINSTIEKILMGLGFSKDQFDNATSQLSGGWQMRVELAKILSSNNDIILLDEPTNHLDIDSLQWLVKFLKSYKGAIILVSHDRYFVNNICTKTLEIYNKNVTFYKGSYNDYLNFKEERAEKLKLDYAEQQKQIKQTEQFIERFRYKATKAKQVQSRIKQLEKIERIELVETENKINFHFFDTNPSGVIPLKLNNVSKAYGNLSVLENINLDIERGEKIALVGPNGAGKTTLSKILSKRLEATSGNVELGYNTLISFYAQDVVDNLNLENDIITELYESDSENTIGQLRTLLGAFLFNGDDVFKKIKVLSGGEKSRVGLAKVLLTKANTIILDEPTNHLDYDSKRILQNALGKFDGTLIIVSHDVDFLKPIVSKVIEVRNKTLKTYYGGIDYYLVKREESDFSEINENKNDDFSGKISRKDQKRFEAEKRQKFHKATKEIKTKITQCEIEIDKLESSKTSLELDMMNEKVYSNPMLAKQNKIEYDKVKFELERQYEIWTNYSEELEKITIELEQID; encoded by the coding sequence ATGATAGATATTAACAGCCTTTCAGTTCAATTTACCGGTGAAAATTTATTTGAAAATGTAAATTTAAAAATTCTGCCGAATGATAAAATTGCTTTGGTAGGATCAAACGGAACCGGAAAATCAACTTTCCTCAAAATGCTTTCGGGTAAACAATCCCAAGAGAATGGAACAATATCATTTAAAAAAGGATTAAAGATAGGTTATCTTCCGCAAGAATTAATCTCGGTTAACAATCATACAATATTTGAGGATGTAAGAAATTCTTTAACGCAAATTATAGAAATTGATGAACGAGATAAACTGCTTCAGGCAAAGTTGAACAGACTACCATCAAGCGGAAATGAGCATGATGAAATTATTAAGCAAATAGGAAATTTAAATCATCTTAAAGAGGAAATTGGCTATTACGAAATAAACTCAACGATTGAAAAAATTTTAATGGGATTAGGGTTTTCTAAAGATCAATTCGATAACGCAACTTCGCAGCTTTCGGGCGGCTGGCAAATGAGGGTTGAACTTGCGAAAATTCTTTCATCAAATAATGATATTATTTTGCTTGACGAACCGACTAATCATCTTGATATTGACTCTTTACAGTGGCTCGTTAAATTTCTAAAATCATATAAAGGCGCAATTATACTTGTAAGTCACGATAGATATTTTGTAAATAATATTTGCACAAAGACTTTAGAAATCTATAATAAGAATGTAACTTTTTACAAAGGCAGTTATAATGATTATCTGAACTTCAAAGAAGAACGCGCGGAGAAATTAAAATTAGATTATGCTGAACAGCAAAAACAAATTAAACAAACCGAGCAGTTTATTGAAAGATTCAGATATAAAGCGACCAAAGCAAAACAAGTTCAAAGCAGAATTAAACAACTGGAAAAAATTGAAAGAATTGAATTAGTTGAAACAGAAAATAAAATTAATTTTCATTTTTTCGATACAAATCCAAGCGGCGTTATTCCTTTAAAATTAAATAACGTTTCAAAAGCATACGGAAATCTTTCTGTTTTAGAAAATATAAATTTAGATATAGAACGTGGCGAAAAAATAGCTTTGGTCGGTCCAAACGGTGCCGGTAAAACTACTTTATCCAAAATTTTATCAAAACGATTGGAAGCGACTTCGGGCAACGTTGAATTAGGTTATAACACACTCATTTCATTTTATGCGCAAGATGTTGTAGATAATTTGAATTTGGAAAATGATATAATAACTGAGCTTTATGAAAGCGATTCAGAAAATACAATTGGACAGCTTAGAACTTTATTAGGAGCTTTTTTATTTAACGGCGACGATGTTTTTAAAAAGATCAAAGTTCTTTCCGGTGGAGAAAAAAGTCGTGTGGGACTAGCAAAGGTTCTGCTTACAAAAGCAAATACAATAATTTTAGATGAACCTACAAACCATTTGGATTATGATTCTAAAAGAATTCTGCAAAATGCTTTAGGTAAATTTGACGGCACCTTAATTATTGTTTCTCATGATGTTGATTTTTTAAAACCTATTGTTTCTAAAGTAATTGAAGTGCGAAATAAAACTCTTAAAACTTATTACGGAGGAATTGATTATTATTTAGTTAAACGCGAAGAATCTGATTTTTCCGAAATTAATGAAAATAAGAATGACGATTTCAGCGGTAAAATTTCTCGGAAAGATCAAAAAAGATTTGAAGCAGAAAAAAGGCAGAAGTTTCACAAAGCAACAAAAGAAATTAAAACAAAAATTACTCAGTGTGAAATTGAGATTGATAAATTGGAAAGCTCCAAAACTAGTTTGGAATTGGATATGATGAATGAAAAAGTTTACTCAAATCCTATGCTGGCCAAACAAAATAAAATTGAATATGACAAAGTTAAGTTTGAACTTGAAAGACAGTATGAAATCTGGACAAACTATAGCGAAGAACTTGAGAAAATTACAATTGAGTTAGAACAAATAGATTAG
- a CDS encoding phosphatase PAP2 family protein has protein sequence MTSFIKSLIKSLSATDLVVIFFYLFLISVNIIFFEKIEYWYVLILLDVLLILIVFFFANKSNTSKSKIWKNIHFYYVVPLIFLSFKEVYILLNSIHSQDYDYLLIAADRFILGLDPTVFLFQIANPVLTEILQIAYGTFFFLPIILGIEFQLKNKSIEFNYIIFTIVYGFFLSYIGYFFLPAVGPRFTLHNFEMTNVELPGLFLTNFLREIVNSGESIPSGTLNPVLHVQRDVFPSGHTQMTLLVMYLAVKLKSKNKLFFLIDGSLLIFATVYLRYHYVIDLIGGMVFMIFTIITGKYLFNWWQNKSGNELIKY, from the coding sequence ATGACAAGTTTCATTAAAAGCTTAATTAAATCTTTATCGGCAACCGACTTGGTTGTAATATTTTTTTATCTATTCTTAATTTCGGTCAATATTATTTTTTTCGAAAAAATTGAATATTGGTATGTTCTGATTTTATTGGATGTACTTTTAATTTTAATTGTGTTTTTTTTCGCAAATAAATCAAATACATCCAAAAGTAAAATTTGGAAGAACATTCATTTTTATTATGTAGTTCCGTTAATATTTTTATCCTTCAAAGAAGTTTATATTTTATTGAATTCTATCCACTCGCAAGATTATGACTATTTACTTATCGCGGCCGATAGATTTATTTTGGGATTGGATCCGACTGTGTTTTTATTTCAAATTGCAAATCCAGTTTTAACAGAAATACTTCAAATTGCATACGGCACTTTTTTCTTTCTCCCAATAATTCTAGGTATCGAATTTCAACTTAAAAATAAATCAATCGAATTCAACTATATTATATTCACTATTGTTTATGGATTTTTTCTATCCTACATTGGATACTTTTTCTTGCCCGCTGTTGGGCCAAGATTTACTTTACATAATTTTGAAATGACCAATGTTGAACTTCCTGGTTTATTCTTAACCAATTTTTTAAGGGAAATTGTAAATTCCGGAGAATCAATACCAAGCGGAACTTTAAATCCGGTACTTCACGTCCAACGCGATGTTTTTCCAAGCGGACATACACAGATGACTTTGTTAGTAATGTATCTTGCCGTAAAATTGAAATCAAAAAATAAATTATTTTTTCTAATTGACGGAAGTCTTTTAATTTTCGCCACTGTTTACTTAAGATATCATTACGTAATTGATTTAATAGGCGGAATGGTTTTTATGATTTTTACCATTATAACGGGTAAATATTTATTTAACTGGTGGCAGAATAAATCAGGTAATGAATTAATTAAATACTAA
- the mgtE gene encoding magnesium transporter: MPPENEIRNVKTVLQVDTELLESINGLIENEASQSLLNIFADLHSADIAEIINRLDLYSAKYTFSLLDSETAAEVILDIDESQREKILKDIDVKTISNIVEELYSDDATDIVSDLPEPIARQVLKNIDKEDSEDLKELLKYPEDSAGGIMTSNFVYVTSNATIKDAIEEVRKNAEEFEHIYQIYVLKENDELVGTVTLKSLLVNPLNVGIKSVMQEDLIFVTTDMDQEEVANIMHKYGLVTIPVVDEHRRMLGRITFDDIQDVIHEEASEDIQKIAGLTEEEEISYSAFRVSRNRLPWLFVSLSGELISAVVLASFQASIEQIIIASFFIPIVMAMGGSAGSQSAIVMVQAINAGEIWENDTFKRLIKELRVAFINSIACTVALLLLTYFIFRVDLNFAYILSASLFIIMVNATMVGAIVPVILNKLNIDPAIATGPFVATTNDIIGLIIYFSLLTLFIFK, from the coding sequence ATGCCTCCAGAAAATGAAATAAGAAATGTAAAAACTGTTTTGCAAGTTGATACCGAACTTTTGGAAAGCATTAATGGTTTGATTGAAAATGAAGCTTCTCAAAGTTTGTTAAATATATTTGCTGATCTTCATTCTGCCGATATTGCGGAAATTATAAATCGACTCGATTTGTACAGCGCCAAATATACTTTTTCATTGCTCGATTCTGAAACCGCTGCTGAAGTTATTTTAGATATCGATGAAAGTCAAAGAGAAAAAATACTCAAAGATATAGATGTAAAAACCATCTCTAATATTGTTGAAGAACTTTATTCAGATGACGCGACCGATATTGTAAGTGATTTACCTGAACCTATTGCCCGACAAGTTCTAAAAAATATAGACAAAGAAGATTCCGAAGATCTAAAAGAATTGCTCAAATATCCTGAAGATTCCGCAGGCGGAATAATGACGAGCAATTTTGTCTATGTAACATCAAACGCGACAATAAAAGACGCGATAGAAGAAGTTAGAAAAAATGCCGAGGAATTTGAACATATATATCAAATTTATGTTTTAAAGGAAAACGATGAATTAGTGGGAACAGTCACTTTAAAATCTTTATTGGTAAATCCGTTAAATGTTGGAATAAAATCAGTTATGCAGGAAGATCTTATTTTTGTTACAACAGATATGGATCAAGAAGAAGTCGCAAATATAATGCATAAATACGGACTTGTAACGATTCCGGTTGTTGATGAACATAGACGGATGCTAGGCAGAATTACTTTTGACGATATTCAAGATGTAATTCACGAAGAAGCTTCGGAAGATATACAAAAAATAGCAGGCTTAACGGAAGAAGAAGAAATTAGTTATTCCGCATTTAGAGTTTCGCGAAACAGATTACCTTGGCTGTTTGTTTCTCTTTCGGGAGAACTTATAAGCGCCGTAGTTCTCGCTTCATTTCAAGCTTCAATAGAACAAATAATAATCGCGAGTTTTTTTATTCCGATTGTTATGGCAATGGGCGGAAGCGCCGGAAGTCAATCAGCAATAGTTATGGTTCAAGCAATTAACGCCGGAGAGATTTGGGAAAATGATACTTTTAAAAGATTAATTAAGGAACTTCGTGTTGCTTTTATAAATTCTATTGCATGCACGGTTGCCTTACTACTTCTGACATATTTTATTTTTAGAGTCGATTTGAATTTTGCATACATACTTTCAGCTTCCTTATTTATTATTATGGTAAACGCAACAATGGTTGGAGCAATAGTTCCGGTAATTTTGAATAAACTTAATATCGATCCGGCGATTGCCACTGGTCCTTTTGTTGCAACAACAAATGACATTATTGGTTTAATTATTTACTTTTCACTTCTAACATTATTCATTTTTAAATGA
- a CDS encoding ROK family protein produces the protein MAKDYIISVDLGGTKILSAIINKEKQIIERTKVATDIKKGPDFLVESVVKSIEELLKKTGVTENQIKAIALGVPGTVNPQSGIISVAPNLKIENFNIKKETEKYFNIPLLLENDVNMAALGIKYFEYNNTIVNGLVVFLGTGIGGGLIFNGQFYRGSSFFAGEIGHMKVRANGYFDGEGAKSTFENLASRTAIVNNIIKRSEKKNTVLKKIIKDKEKIKSKNLQKAIEQKDELVIEEIEKACKIVGTVLGSITTLLNLDTIVLGGGLIEANEKFMMEKIEKAFKNAAIKDAAKVVNLKSTKLGDDAPLYGGYALVEEFIKDEN, from the coding sequence TTGGCAAAAGATTATATTATTTCGGTGGATTTAGGCGGAACGAAAATTCTTTCTGCGATTATCAACAAAGAAAAACAAATTATAGAAAGAACAAAGGTCGCGACGGATATTAAAAAAGGCCCTGACTTTCTTGTTGAATCAGTTGTTAAAAGTATTGAGGAATTATTAAAGAAAACCGGCGTTACCGAAAATCAAATTAAAGCAATTGCGCTTGGTGTTCCCGGCACAGTAAATCCACAAAGCGGAATAATTTCCGTTGCGCCTAATTTGAAAATCGAAAATTTTAATATTAAAAAGGAAACTGAAAAATATTTCAACATTCCTTTGCTATTGGAAAATGATGTTAATATGGCTGCGTTGGGAATTAAATATTTTGAATATAATAATACAATCGTAAATGGGTTGGTTGTTTTTCTTGGCACCGGAATAGGCGGCGGATTGATTTTTAACGGTCAATTTTACAGAGGTTCATCATTCTTTGCCGGAGAAATAGGTCATATGAAAGTTCGGGCAAACGGTTATTTTGACGGTGAAGGAGCAAAATCTACTTTCGAAAATCTTGCAAGCAGAACGGCAATTGTAAATAATATCATTAAAAGATCTGAAAAGAAAAATACTGTATTGAAAAAAATAATTAAAGATAAAGAAAAAATTAAAAGTAAAAATTTACAAAAAGCCATTGAACAGAAAGACGAGCTTGTAATTGAGGAAATTGAAAAAGCATGTAAAATTGTAGGAACTGTACTTGGAAGTATTACTACTTTACTAAATTTGGATACAATTGTTTTGGGCGGCGGTTTAATTGAAGCCAACGAAAAATTTATGATGGAAAAAATAGAAAAAGCGTTTAAAAATGCCGCTATAAAAGATGCCGCAAAAGTTGTGAATTTAAAATCAACAAAATTGGGTGACGACGCTCCTTTATACGGAGGTTATGCATTGGTCGAGGAATTTATTAAAGATGAAAATTAA
- a CDS encoding T9SS type A sorting domain-containing protein — MKKIIILILIFNFSLSFSQSIKSWQNYSNFKNVVQSCELNNSIWTATDGGIFSYSPQDSSFQILTKSNGLLSQNITSISKDKNEKIWIGTNEGYIIIYTPQTGEVKNILEIFKTDKSIKSINNIYISGDTAFVSTAFGLTLVNINDFSFFDSILKFGEFDSQTPVKRVYNGSTLYIITQAGIAYKKAGAINLTAPESWVNLNITVSNNINSLIEFNNNIYAASDRGLLKFSNGSWTQFLFAETKVLDVIAKDQNLYIMLANSVHKFNGTDEEIITETGSVFKSFFIDQQSKIYVSTNKGLLIFDQQKNIFVVPNAPATNSLISLAIDNENNLWSATGKDGAGIGVVKFDQNNQQWSIFNTQNTSSMIINDFHRVNASGNSVYFSTWGRGFVRYKDNLFQRFDANNSNLIGIPKNNTFLVINDIKEDKNGNAWILNYWAADKKPISVLKNDGTILGYELGSPLNSTIISVKDLVIDQFGTKWFSGDIGGDAATEGLFYFNEGETLENLNDDTWGRLTTSNGLRNKDIRDLAIDKFGELIIGTSSGVDVITDPSNPSSLRNDLYFAIRSETINAVAVDAINQKWFGTAKGVFLLSSDGSTLLNNFTTDNSSLPSNNIKDISIDDVNGIIYIGTDFGLSSINTMFIKPNENFSDITVYPNPVEISNSSNNNVIIDGLVEDSEIKILNIAGKVIQEFRSIGGKTTFWNCKDKDGKFVASGIYIIVAYDPEVNQIGHTKLAILRK; from the coding sequence ATGAAAAAAATCATCATATTAATATTAATTTTTAATTTCAGTTTGTCATTTTCGCAATCAATTAAGAGCTGGCAGAATTATTCCAATTTTAAGAATGTTGTTCAATCATGCGAATTAAATAATTCAATTTGGACCGCAACCGACGGAGGAATTTTCAGTTACTCTCCACAAGATAGTTCGTTTCAAATTTTAACAAAATCCAACGGACTTTTAAGTCAAAATATTACTTCAATAAGTAAAGATAAAAATGAAAAAATATGGATTGGTACAAACGAAGGGTATATTATTATTTATACACCCCAAACCGGAGAAGTAAAAAATATACTCGAAATTTTTAAAACCGATAAATCAATTAAAAGTATAAATAATATTTATATCTCCGGCGATACCGCTTTTGTTTCAACAGCTTTTGGTTTAACTTTGGTAAATATCAATGATTTTTCTTTCTTTGACAGCATTTTAAAGTTTGGTGAATTTGACAGTCAAACTCCGGTTAAAAGAGTTTATAACGGCAGTACTTTATACATTATTACTCAAGCCGGAATCGCATATAAAAAAGCCGGCGCGATAAATTTAACCGCACCGGAATCCTGGGTTAATCTAAATATCACTGTTTCAAACAATATAAACTCTTTAATTGAGTTTAACAATAATATTTATGCGGCAAGTGATCGGGGTCTGCTTAAATTTTCTAATGGAAGCTGGACACAATTTTTATTCGCCGAAACAAAAGTTTTAGATGTAATTGCAAAAGATCAGAATCTTTATATTATGCTTGCAAATTCAGTTCATAAATTCAATGGAACCGATGAAGAAATTATAACTGAGACCGGTTCAGTATTTAAAAGTTTTTTTATTGATCAGCAAAGCAAAATTTATGTCAGCACAAATAAAGGATTATTGATTTTTGATCAGCAGAAAAATATCTTTGTTGTTCCCAACGCGCCCGCGACAAACAGTTTGATTAGTTTGGCGATCGATAACGAAAACAACTTATGGTCCGCTACTGGAAAAGATGGGGCAGGAATTGGTGTAGTAAAATTTGACCAAAATAATCAGCAATGGTCAATTTTTAATACACAAAACACTAGCAGCATGATAATAAATGATTTTCACAGAGTAAATGCTTCTGGAAATTCGGTGTATTTTTCGACTTGGGGCAGAGGTTTTGTAAGATATAAAGATAATCTATTTCAAAGATTTGACGCTAATAATTCAAATTTAATTGGAATACCGAAAAACAATACTTTTCTCGTCATCAATGATATAAAGGAAGACAAAAACGGTAATGCCTGGATTTTAAATTATTGGGCAGCGGATAAAAAACCGATCAGCGTCTTGAAAAATGACGGAACAATTTTAGGTTATGAATTGGGCAGTCCGCTTAATTCTACAATAATAAGCGTAAAAGATCTTGTAATTGACCAGTTCGGCACAAAGTGGTTCTCCGGTGATATTGGCGGTGACGCGGCAACTGAAGGATTATTTTATTTCAACGAAGGTGAAACCTTAGAGAATTTAAATGATGACACATGGGGGAGATTAACAACAAGTAACGGACTTAGAAACAAGGATATTAGAGATTTGGCAATTGATAAATTTGGAGAACTGATTATTGGAACAAGCAGCGGTGTTGATGTAATAACCGATCCGTCAAATCCATCATCTTTAAGAAATGATCTTTACTTTGCAATTAGATCAGAAACTATTAATGCCGTTGCTGTTGACGCTATTAACCAAAAGTGGTTTGGAACCGCAAAAGGTGTTTTTCTATTGAGTTCGGACGGCTCAACTTTATTAAATAATTTTACGACCGATAACTCTTCTCTTCCTTCAAATAATATTAAAGATATTTCAATAGATGATGTAAACGGAATAATTTACATTGGCACAGATTTCGGATTATCCTCAATAAATACAATGTTTATAAAACCAAATGAAAATTTTTCTGATATTACAGTTTATCCCAATCCCGTTGAAATTTCAAATTCCTCTAACAACAATGTTATAATAGACGGATTGGTTGAAGACTCGGAAATAAAAATATTAAATATAGCCGGAAAAGTCATTCAAGAATTCAGATCCATCGGCGGGAAAACTACATTCTGGAATTGCAAAGATAAAGATGGTAAATTTGTTGCCTCGGGAATTTATATTATTGTCGCTTACGATCCGGAAGTAAATCAAATTGGACATACAAAACTTGCCATTCTTCGCAAATAA